In Saccharomycodes ludwigii strain NBRC 1722 chromosome III, whole genome shotgun sequence, one DNA window encodes the following:
- a CDS encoding conserved putative acid phosphatase gives MIFKNLATFIAAAFALIEYVNADNATTSSTASYDPRTYSTYEPSATDIAQLASNSTSLQWTTNVEGKAFNRFMVIWLENTDYDKAADNDDLNWLAEQGITLTNYWALTHPSEPNYMASVGGDYFSLNDDRFISLPKNVSTIADLLDEGGISWAEYQEDIPFSGFQGFNYSNQVTFANDYVRKHNPLMLYESVTSNSTRLSLIKNQTEFTKDLEEQKLPQYMIWTPNMLNDGHDTTIKYAGNWTRTFLEPLLENEYFMNDTLILLTFDENENYGMQNTVFSVLLGGVIPDELKGTNDDTFYDHYSQIATVEANWDLYCLGRNDVDANIFSLVAEAAGISNKEVDTTYKLNNDTYVGYLLDDQLDLPAPNVSAVNMNGKGVLPTIVDTWKSTFEEQVSASYFTPTTTTVSIGGVTNAVTLATVSFKQANSSAYINSTTATNTRGANATASSSQYVSATSGANESSTIGSASKSANGGNVINTSLSALLLGLVNALFF, from the coding sequence atgattttcaaaaatttagcCACCTTTATTGCCGCTGCTTTCGCTCTCATTGAGTACGTAAACGCCGATAATGCCACAACATCTTCCACTGCCTCCTACGATCCTCGTACCTACAGCACCTATGAACCATCTGCCACTGACATTGCCCAATTGGCATCCAACAGCACTTCCTTGCAATGGACTACTAATGTTGAAGGTAAGGCATTCAATAGGTTTATGGTTATCTGGTTGGAAAACACGGATTATGATAAAGCTGCTGACAACGATGACTTGAACTGGTTGGCTGAACAAGGTATCACCTTGACAAACTACTGGGCTTTGACCCATCCCTCTGAGCCAAACTATATGGCCTCTGTTGGTGGTGATtacttttctttaaatgaTGATAGATTTATCTCTTTACCAAAGAATGTCTCCACCATTGCTGATTTGTTGGATGAAGGTGGTATTTCCTGGGCTGAGTACCAAGAAGACATTCCGTTCTCTGGTTTCCAAGGTTTCAACTATTCAAACCAAGTCACATTTGCCAATGATTACGTTAGAAAACATAACCCATTGATGTTGTATGAATCTGTTACTTCAAATTCCACCAGATTATCCTTGATTAAGAACCAAACTGAATTCACCAAGGATTTGGAAGAACAAAAGTTGCCTCAATACATGATTTGGACACCTAACATGTTAAATGATGGTCACGATACCACCATTAAGTATGCTGGTAACTGGACCAGAACTTTCTTGGAACCATTGTTAGAAAATGAATATTTCATGAACGACACATTGATTTTGCTTACTTTTGacgaaaatgaaaattatgGTATGCAAAATACCGTTTTCAGTGTTTTATTGGGTGGTGTTATTCCAGATGAGTTGAAAGGTACTAATGATGACACTTTTTACGACCATTATTCTCAAATTGCTACTGTTGAAGCCAACTGGGATTTGTACTGTCTAGGAAGGAACGATGTTGACGCTAATATTTTCAGTTTGGTTGCTGAGGCTGCCGGTATTAGCAACAAGGAAGTTGATACCACTTACAAGTTGAATAATGACACTTATGTTGGGTATTTGTTAGACGACCAACTTGACTTGCCAGCACCAAATGTTTCTGCTGTTAACATGAATGGGAAGGGTGTCTTGCCAACAATTGTTGATACTTGGAAGTCTACATTCGAAGAACAAGTTTCTGCTAGTTATTTCACACCTACCACAACTACTGTTTCTATCGGTGGTGTTACAAATGCTGTTACTTTGGCTACTGTTAGCTTCAAGCAAGCCAACTCTTCAGCTTATATTAACTCTACTACAGCTACCAATACTAGAGGAGCTAATGCTACTGCTTCTAGCAGTCAATATGTTTCTGCTACTTCTGGTGCCAATGAGAGTTCAACTATTGGCTCAGCATCCAAATCAGCCAACGGAGGTAATGTTATCAACACTTCTTTATCTGCACTATTGCTTGGCTTAGTTAACGCCTTGTTCTTCTGA
- the NAR1 gene encoding iron-sulfur cluster assembly protein NAR1 (similar to Saccharomyces cerevisiae YNL240C | NAR1 | Nuclear Architecture Related) — MSAILSEEDLNDFISPGTACIKPIKNKQTQIEKTKDNELEVGKEDVDLEKVSISLQDCLACSGCITSSEELLLSKQSAKVFLDSWMNENSIKNQDRILAVSISPQCRISLSKYFNDITVSEFDKIFLTIMHEKFGATYIVGTQIGREIAIEQMIDKLDKCATPTGALPKLSSVCPGFVLYCEKTNPTLLPHLLNVKSPQQITGSVLKNGLRSNKIYHLSIMPCFDKKLEASREDGENEVDCVITPKEVVNMFADLNIDFNAYPVVLDKDAEVFYKKFNPSMLKVFSDPVRSWCSNEGSSSGGYAYQYILHEFKKYTENNTSDELYSIETVHGKNNDIKEYRLMKNGEIVKCSCELYGFRNIQNMVRKFTLKSPANKINKKLVKLNTRLNRLKGTTTNTATSGVKVDPFKSDFIEVMACPSGCINGGGLIFPEQTDNNAKRRTLYIKELNKRYEEQLKNLPLIVKDDINKHDKHAYYEYTFKSVKDSKDVGDISSDNNNLNANPLDVASKW, encoded by the coding sequence ATGAGTGCGATTTTATCTGAAGAAGATTTAAATGATTTCATATCTCCTGGGACAGCATGCATAAAGcccataaaaaataaacaaactcAGATAGAAAAGACAAAAGATAATGAATTAGAAGTCGGAAAAGAAGATGTGGATTTGGAGAAAGTTTCCATTTCCTTGCAGGATTGTTTAGCATGTTCAGGTTGTATTACATCCTCAGAAGAATTGTTATTAAGCAAACAAAGTGCGAAAGTGTTTTTAGATTCTTGGATGAATGAAAATAGCATAAAAAATCAGGATAGAATTTTGGCTGTCAGTATTTCACCTCAGTGCAGAATCTCATTAagtaaatatttcaatGACATTACCGTCAGCgaatttgataaaatatttttaactatAATGCATGAAAAATTCGGAGCTACATATATTGTTGGCACTCAAATCGGAAGAGAAATAGCGATAGAGCAAATGATAGATAAATTAGACAAATGTGCAACACCGACTGGAGCGTTACCCAAATTATCGTCAGTATGTCCTGggtttgttttatattgcGAAAAGACAAATCCTACTCTTTTACCTCATTTACTAAACGTGAAATCGCCGCAACAGATTACTGGATCAGTGTTAAAAAACGGATTGCgttcaaataaaatatatcatttaAGCATTATGCCCTGCTTTGATAAGAAGTTAGAGGCTTCTAGAGAGGACGGCGAGAATGAAGTTGATTGCGTTATAACACCAAAAGAGGTTGTCAATATGTTTGCAGACTTAAATATAGACTTTAACGCTTATCCTGTAGTTTTAGACAAGGACGCGGAGgtcttttataaaaaattcaatcCCAGCAtgttaaaagttttttctGATCCGGTTCGAAGTTGGTGTAGCAACGAGGGCAGTAGTAGTGGTGGTTATGCCTACCAGTACATTTTACATGAGTTCAAAAAATACACAGAGAATAACACTAGCGATGAGCTGTATTCTATAGAAACTGTTCATGGGAAAAATAATGACATAAAAGAGTATAGGCTCATGAAAAATGGGGAAATTGTAAAATGTAGCTGCGAATTATACGGATTTAGAAATATCCAAAACATGGTTCGGAAATTCACCTTGAAAAGTCCTGCCAATAAGATCAACAAGAAATTAGTTAAATTGAATACGCGTTTGAATAGATTGAAGGGGACTACAACAAACACTGCAACCTCTGGCGTTAAAGTGGATCCTTTCAAATCAGATTTTATAGAAGTAATGGCGTGCCCTAGCGGCTGCATTAATGGAGGTGGTTTAATATTCCCGGAACAAACAGATAATAATGCAAAAAGACGtacattatatattaaggaattaaataaaaggtATGAAGAACAGTTGAAAAACCTGCCTTTGATAGTCAAGGATGATATTAACAAACATGATAAACATGCCTATTATGAGTACACTTTTAAATCTGTTAAAGATAGTAAGGATGTTGGTGATATTTCCAGTGATAACAATAACCTGAATGCTAACCCTCTTGATGTTGCCTCTAAATGGTGA